The Flaviflexus equikiangi genome contains the following window.
TAAGCGCACGACGACTCGGTTACACCGGACCGAGGAACGCCCGCCACGCGCCCAGATCAAGACAGCGCGCGTGGTGACCGCCGTCAGCGAAGATCTCATTGTGCGCCTGTCGAGTACTGTCCGTCTAGTACGATTCCGCCACATTCACGAACCCGACTTTGTCGGATATCGCGCGGCAGGGGGGCCACTCCCTATAGGCTCTGTGCAAAGCATGGGGGAACGACATGTCGAACAACGCCATCGGAACAGACATCTATGTGGCAATCCCCGAACGCGGCCAACAGGTATTGCCACTCCTCGCCGGAGATCTCGTCGACGTCCGGGTACTGGCCCGCGAACGCTTTGCGCTCTTTGCGGAACGACCAGGTGGGCGCCTCTATCGTCTCCACGGTGAACCCTCCGGCTCGAGAGACTATCCCGAGTGGCCCACTCTCATGTTCCGGGCACTCTTCGTCGGGGAATCCGTCCTCCGTGTCGTGGAAGAGCTCCCCGACTGGTCGGTCTTCGGCCCGCGAGGAAAAGCCGTGGAAGACCTCATCGACCAATACCTGTTTCTCGACGACACGGGGAAATCGTCCTACCATCGCGTCGAGCAGGTCGGCAGAGCACTCCTGCGCGACTATGCCAAAGAAGAGGCGGGTGGGGACTCATTCCTCGAATCCATCTTCGACGGCACAGTGTATGGCGGGAGGTTCGAGATGGCATGCAGGGCACTCTACTATCTTGCGAACTCCTCCTGTGCGGCAGGCCCCCTCGCGCTCGCGGCCGCCATCATCCTCAGAGAGGGACTCGGCGAAGAAGCTTACGAGCATCTCGTCCAGCCCTACCGACTCGCCAGCATCCCCTTCCTCGAGCAGGTGGAGTAGGGCCAGAACCTCGAGGGACAGCCCTGTCCAGCAAACGCTCCGAGACGGCCCGGATCGAGCAGGCTCCCGGACCAGCGGATCATACTGATGTCTACCTGCTCAGGCTTGGGAGAACGAACGGATCGGAACCGACCCGCAGCGTATTGTCTTCGGCTCGAGCGATCCGAACCGGAACGCAAGACGGGGTGATACCGGAAAACCCCCCTAATCGCTGGTATTTCAACGATTAAGGGGGCTATCGCGGAGATGGAGGGATTTGAACCCTCGAGGGGCTATAAACCCCTACCTCCTTAGCAGGGAGGCGCACTCGACCTGACTATGCGACATCTCCAGGTGCTATGAGCTAGCGTGCCCTATTTTACAGGTCAACGGGGCCAGATGCTAATGGAGCTCCCGTGCGGGGCGCCATACCCCTATTCCCGCGAAGGAGTCTGTCCGATAGGGACGTGATGACGCACCGCTTCGAGGAGGGATGAGGTCAGGCTGCGGGAGTGGCGAATCAGCTCCTCCGCATCGCGTTCAAGAGCTCGAACGGCGAGGGTGACAGTGCAGAGCCTCTCCTGCTCCTCGAGCGGAAGAAGAGGAATCTCTAGATCGGTGACGGGGATGCGCCGGATCGCTACTCCATCCCTGAACCTCTCATTCCATTTGCCCGTCACTGCCAGAGCAAGGAACTCTGGTGTGAGGACAGAGCGATCGAGAACTCGGAGCCGTTCCACCCCCAGTGCTACGTGATGATTGCCCGTCGTGTCCACCATTGCGTTTAGCACGTTCATGGTCGAGATGAGAACGTCCCCTGGCTCCGTCTCCTCCATGGGAAAGAGGGCAGGTGTGTCCAATGGCTCCGGCAGGGACTGCTTGGCCACGTGGGAGGACGTGATGATCGCGCTGTTCTCGCTCGAATCGGGAGATTTCCGGTGACGTCCTGGCCTTCGCTCGACAATTCCCATCTCAATCAGCCTCTCGATCGTCACGATCCGCGCCTCGGAGAGCCCGGCAAGGGAGTCGATGTCGACAGAAACTGTCGCCAGGCTCGAGATTTTCTGCTCCAAGGCTTCTGCCGAGTCGGCGACTCGGCCAGAGATCTCGGATGGGTCGACATCCGTCGCGCCGATCCAGAGTGCCGGAGTGAGAGCGGAGCCCTCGGCGATGATGTCCGTGACGTCGACGCGGAGGTGGGGCGCGGTGATCGGTGCTCCCGTGAACCAGGTGGGGGCAACGTTCTCGGCGTCCGGTGTCTCGCTCGCATCGACCAGGAGCACGTCCGTTGACGAGGCGTCAGGGTTGCGGAGCACCCACAGCACGGTGGCAACGGCAGAGGAGGGAAGGAGCCTGCCAGGCAGGCTCACAATAGCCTCGATGCAGCCCGCCTTGATGAGCTCCGTGCGAACGTCCTGGTCCACGCGTGAACGACGCAGTGCTCCGGTGGTTGTCACGAGGTAGGCTCTGCCGCCGGGCGCCAGGTGCGCAAGCGCGTGCTGAACCCACAGGAGATCCCCTCCCATCCTTGACGGGATCCCGTATCGAAACCTCGGGTCCGACAGGAGTGTCGAGTGATCCGCGTGTGGACTGAACGGCACCTCGGCGATGATGACGTCTGCCTGAAGGTCTGGGACCGGGTCATCGGCAAGAACGTCTCCCAAGACGAAGGTGATGGTGCTTCCGCTGAGCATCGAGCGCAGGCACGCCAAGATGAGAGCGTTCGTGTTGATGTCTGATCCGATCAGCGCTCGTGCACGGCGGTGCTGGGCCACCTGGACGAGACTGTTGGCGATCCCGCTCGCCGGATCGTAGACCGTACCCTGCGTCTCCTTCGCCAATGAGGCGAGGAGTGTCGATGAGCGTGCGCCGATGGATCCGAAGGTAGACCCCATCCTGCTCTCACGGTTGAACCGGCTCATGAGCTCGTCTGCGTATTCCGCCATGCGGCTGCGCTCCGCCGACTGGACTGCGCTGAGAAGGGGTTGGAGTGCGTTCGCATCAACGCCCCGGAGGACGTCTCGCACATCGAGCGCCAGTCTCTCCCGGTCATCCGTCGGGTAACCCTCGCGCAGCTCCGCCTCCGCCTCTGCCAGAAGGTCGAGCTTCTCATCTGGACCTGCGTCAGCAATGTCGTCGAAAGTCTCCGGCAGGTGCTGCCTGAGAGTGAGGAGCAGAAGCGTGAGAATGTCGATCATGGCGAAGTCGACGCTGCCGCGAAGGGTGTTGAGGGATGACCAGATTGTGGCGACCGTGTCTTCCTCCTTGACCTCGTAATCGCGGTCGGTGAGCCATGCGATGACCTCTTCGCGCGAGAACAGGGGGCGGGATTCGGTGCCCCCGACAGGCTGGGGGAAGTCGGGATTGCGCCGACGCCAATTGCTGACGACAGGCCTGCTCACCGAGGCAAGTTCAGCAATGTTCGTGGGAGACAGGAGCTGGTCGCGCATACTAAGCAGCCTTCGTGTAGGTGGTGGGAGAGAGGAGGTCCTCGAGGACAAGAACTCGGGAGGCAGATGCGGAGAGGATAGGTGAGAGCTGGCCGCGCCACGACGCGACGGTGACAGGCACGCCTGCCGCACGGAGGGCCCTGACGCTTGGTGCGAAGCCATGGTCGCCCGAGACGAGGACGATCTCGCTGTAGCGGCCGGCCAGGTCTTCATTAGCCATGACATCGATAAGTGCCTTGTCGGCAGCATCGGGCCCGGAGCCTCCGGTGACAATGCGGGCAGAGCCCCACGACAGTCCGACGTTGAGCAGGCCTGTCGCGCACGTGCCGACGATGACCTGCTCGTCGCGAGTTATGTCAAGCATGGTGGTGAGAAGGGAGCGCCCCCACTCGGCTGCATCCCGAGTCATCGCCGCACCGCCAATCATGTTTTCGATATCGACAAGAAGAAGTCGGCGATTGCCGAATGTCGCACGCCTCGACGCGCTATCCGTGAACATCATAATCTCAACTCTCTGTGTGAACTAAATAAACAACCTCTTGAGAAAAGAGTAGGATGCGGCTCTGGCAAAAAAGAACGTTAATCGTGTTAACGCGAAGCGTGGAGATTGGGTTGTTAACAATTGTGCGA
Protein-coding sequences here:
- a CDS encoding NYN domain-containing protein, encoding MLDITRDEQVIVGTCATGLLNVGLSWGSARIVTGGSGPDAADKALIDVMANEDLAGRYSEIVLVSGDHGFAPSVRALRAAGVPVTVASWRGQLSPILSASASRVLVLEDLLSPTTYTKAA
- a CDS encoding N-6 DNA methylase, with protein sequence MRDQLLSPTNIAELASVSRPVVSNWRRRNPDFPQPVGGTESRPLFSREEVIAWLTDRDYEVKEEDTVATIWSSLNTLRGSVDFAMIDILTLLLLTLRQHLPETFDDIADAGPDEKLDLLAEAEAELREGYPTDDRERLALDVRDVLRGVDANALQPLLSAVQSAERSRMAEYADELMSRFNRESRMGSTFGSIGARSSTLLASLAKETQGTVYDPASGIANSLVQVAQHRRARALIGSDINTNALILACLRSMLSGSTITFVLGDVLADDPVPDLQADVIIAEVPFSPHADHSTLLSDPRFRYGIPSRMGGDLLWVQHALAHLAPGGRAYLVTTTGALRRSRVDQDVRTELIKAGCIEAIVSLPGRLLPSSAVATVLWVLRNPDASSTDVLLVDASETPDAENVAPTWFTGAPITAPHLRVDVTDIIAEGSALTPALWIGATDVDPSEISGRVADSAEALEQKISSLATVSVDIDSLAGLSEARIVTIERLIEMGIVERRPGRHRKSPDSSENSAIITSSHVAKQSLPEPLDTPALFPMEETEPGDVLISTMNVLNAMVDTTGNHHVALGVERLRVLDRSVLTPEFLALAVTGKWNERFRDGVAIRRIPVTDLEIPLLPLEEQERLCTVTLAVRALERDAEELIRHSRSLTSSLLEAVRHHVPIGQTPSRE